One stretch of Segatella copri DNA includes these proteins:
- a CDS encoding ABC transporter substrate-binding protein/permease, which yields MMKYRKTGKFKLGFLTLLLSVLFVACGSGASDADRQIKSKTDLKGAVIGVQLGTTSDGLATDLEKEGGGTKVERYNKGADAIQALLQGKIDCMVTDEAPAKAFQRVNPSLRILPETFDASSFAICVAKDHAELQQSINHAIRILKENGVIDSIVNRHLERGIAVAYTPKTSDVKKVGPEALQKLGLKTSLRFATNATFEPFEYYQNGKIVGIDVDVANAIGDVMGVDVEILDMEFDAIITSVQAGKADAGIAGITVTPERKKNIGFTDSYADVRQVIMVNSNEMKTAGNQPGVIDKFKSCFIDDNRYQYLLQGLGNTLIITFFAIILSVILGTLIAIVRARHERKGDWKIPNMLCQLYLTIMRGTPTMVQLLIIYYVVFASADVNKILVAVIAFGLNSAAYIAEVIRSGIMSVDNGQMEAGRSLGLSYGKTMRLIILPQAFKNVLPAMGNELITLLKETSISGYIGLVDLTKGSDIIRSITYEAMMPLGVVACLYLVLVLGLNAGVRRLEKRLRKSERK from the coding sequence ATGATGAAATACAGAAAAACGGGAAAGTTTAAGCTGGGCTTCTTGACTTTACTCCTGAGTGTGCTCTTCGTGGCGTGTGGCTCGGGAGCGTCAGATGCTGACAGGCAAATCAAGAGCAAGACTGATTTGAAGGGGGCTGTGATTGGTGTGCAGCTCGGTACCACTAGCGACGGACTAGCTACGGATCTGGAAAAGGAAGGTGGCGGTACCAAGGTAGAACGGTACAACAAGGGAGCCGATGCCATCCAGGCACTCCTGCAGGGTAAGATAGACTGCATGGTGACCGATGAGGCGCCAGCCAAGGCATTCCAACGGGTGAACCCATCGCTCCGTATCCTGCCCGAAACCTTCGATGCGTCCTCTTTCGCCATCTGTGTGGCTAAGGATCATGCTGAGTTGCAGCAGTCCATCAATCATGCCATCCGCATTCTGAAAGAGAATGGCGTCATCGATTCCATCGTCAACCGCCATCTGGAACGGGGCATAGCCGTGGCTTATACGCCAAAGACTTCTGACGTGAAGAAGGTGGGACCGGAAGCGCTGCAGAAACTCGGCTTGAAGACGAGTCTCCGTTTTGCCACCAACGCTACCTTCGAGCCTTTCGAATATTACCAGAATGGCAAGATTGTGGGTATCGACGTGGATGTGGCGAATGCCATCGGCGATGTGATGGGCGTGGATGTCGAGATTCTCGATATGGAGTTTGATGCCATCATCACCTCTGTACAGGCTGGTAAGGCGGATGCGGGTATTGCCGGCATCACGGTTACTCCTGAACGGAAGAAGAATATCGGATTTACAGATTCCTATGCCGATGTGCGACAGGTAATCATGGTGAATTCCAATGAAATGAAAACAGCTGGTAACCAGCCGGGAGTGATAGATAAGTTTAAATCCTGCTTCATAGATGACAACCGTTATCAGTATCTGTTGCAGGGTTTGGGCAATACGCTCATCATCACCTTCTTCGCCATCATCCTTTCCGTGATACTCGGAACGCTGATAGCTATTGTCCGTGCACGTCATGAACGTAAGGGCGACTGGAAGATTCCGAACATGCTCTGCCAGCTGTACCTTACCATCATGCGAGGCACGCCGACCATGGTGCAGTTGCTCATCATCTATTATGTGGTGTTTGCATCAGCAGATGTCAATAAGATACTGGTGGCTGTCATCGCCTTCGGCTTGAACTCGGCAGCTTATATTGCCGAGGTAATCCGCTCGGGCATCATGTCGGTGGATAATGGTCAGATGGAGGCGGGCAGAAGTCTCGGTCTTTCGTATGGCAAGACGATGCGTCTCATCATCCTTCCGCAAGCCTTCAAGAATGTGCTTCCGGCTATGGGTAACGAGCTTATCACTCTGCTCAAGGAAACCTCTATCAGCGGTTATATCGGACTGGTTGACTTGACCAAGGGTTCCGACATCATCCG